CGTGGTGGTCGGATCGCAACAAACGGCGCGCGCCGGGTCAAGGTCTGTCGTGAATGTGGCTATTTTGCCAGTTCTATGCAGTTATGGTGGCAAGAATGCGGCTTCGATGTCGGATAACCCATGGAGGATGTGCCTGGCCGGTAATCTCCGTGGTGTCCGGAGATCGGTCGTGGTGCCTTGTTGATGGGCACTGGTTGTAGGCAGAGGTAGAGGTAGAGGCAGAGACATCGGCAGCGGGTTGGGAGAGGACGAACCAGAAATGGAAATCGACCTGAAAGCTCAGCACAGCGAGGTGCATCCGCGCTGGCGGTCGATCGTGGACCGGCGGGCGGAAAAGCTGAAGGAGTTCTGCGCAGACATTCTGCGGCTGCACGTAACTCTCGTGCACAGCACGCACCATGTCCGCGGCGACGAGGAAGTACGGCTCACAGCCGCGGTACCGAACGACACGTTACGAGTCACCAAATCGAAGGCCAGCATGGGCGATGCAATCCACGCGGCGTTTGCGGCACTCGAACGCGAGTTGCAGGAATACTCGCAGCGGCGCAAGGGTGAGTAGAGCGCGGCGCGCGGGCGGGGAGACGTTACAGGAGTCGACGGCCGGCTCTCGACCGGTCGATCTTCCCATCGGTGCGAACCGGCCGTTGCCCGCCGGGAAGTTGCCGGTCGCGGTGTTGCGCCGGGTGGTCCGCCTGACCGGTGCCATCGACCGCCGGGTGCGGATCGGTCCAGCGTTCGGCGAGGACGCGGCAGTCATCGACCTTGGGCGACAATACCTCGTGCTCAAGACGGATCCGGTGACTTTCACGGCTGACGAAGTCGGTTGGTACGCGGTACACGTAAATGCCAACGACGTTGCGGTTATGGGCTGCCGTCCGGCGTGGTTTCAGGCGACGATCGTCGTCCCGACGGGAACGCGGCCGTCGGAGGTGACTGGCATCGTACGGGACATCCATCTCACCGCGCGGGGATTGGGCATCGCCGTGACCGGGGGGCACACGGAGGTATCCCCGGTGGTAACCCGACCGATCGTCGTCGGAGACATGCAGGGGGTGGTCGGGCGTGGTGACCTGGTAACCTCGGCCGGGGCGCGACCCGGCGACGTCGTGGCGATAGTCGGGACGGCGGGAATCGAGGGCACGTCGATTCTGGCGCGGGCGTTTTCGCGCGAGGCGGTACGGTTGCTCGGCGTGGCGGGCCAGCGCCGGGCGGCCCGATTTCACCATCGACCGGGCATTTCCGTTGTGGCGGCGGCGCTGGCGGCGGCAAAGGCGGGGGTGACGGCCATGCACGACCCGACGGAAGGAGGAGTGGCGGCGGCGCTGGCGGAGTTGGCGAGTGCGTCGGGCCGGCGATTGCGT
The sequence above is a segment of the Candidatus Binatia bacterium genome. Coding sequences within it:
- a CDS encoding AIR synthase-related protein, translated to MSRARRAGGETLQESTAGSRPVDLPIGANRPLPAGKLPVAVLRRVVRLTGAIDRRVRIGPAFGEDAAVIDLGRQYLVLKTDPVTFTADEVGWYAVHVNANDVAVMGCRPAWFQATIVVPTGTRPSEVTGIVRDIHLTARGLGIAVTGGHTEVSPVVTRPIVVGDMQGVVGRGDLVTSAGARPGDVVAIVGTAGIEGTSILARAFSREAVRLLGVAGQRRAARFHHRPGISVVAAALAAAKAGVTAMHDPTEGGVAAALAELASASGRRLRIDLDAIPILPLTAKLCAGLDVRPLGLIASGALLVTAPAKAFPAVHRALRLLGKSVVRIGSVEAGRGVSATRAGKHARFEWSPHDELSRVLG
- a CDS encoding HPF/RaiA family ribosome-associated protein — encoded protein: MEIDLKAQHSEVHPRWRSIVDRRAEKLKEFCADILRLHVTLVHSTHHVRGDEEVRLTAAVPNDTLRVTKSKASMGDAIHAAFAALERELQEYSQRRKGE